Proteins found in one Mycobacterium branderi genomic segment:
- a CDS encoding IclR family transcriptional regulator has product MERGKTHNADERSESPPTDRVVAILELLSRQSEPSSVASIVSRLELNRSTVTSILVALERAGWVVRRPDLRYVLGPGLLGVAEAVRESLPLPARFDDAIAELAQRSGCGASLALVGTGEMTFLSVVRGQGRVPPGVGAGVRLPLTAPVGAAVIAHRDARTRKRWLASAPTSLRPAFEDVLSQVRTRGVAVFGLGESDPKVLDVLGEVAELLAEHPRRVALRQQVFELLIGLGANPYTVDQLATRKRLSVGYLIAPVFNADGQAAYELQLGPLQSSASAAERKRYIDEVWATAAKLSA; this is encoded by the coding sequence ATGGAACGCGGCAAAACCCACAATGCGGACGAGCGCTCCGAGTCGCCGCCGACTGATCGAGTGGTTGCCATCCTGGAGTTGCTGAGTCGGCAATCTGAGCCCAGTTCGGTGGCGTCGATTGTCTCGCGGCTCGAGTTGAACCGGTCCACGGTCACGTCGATCTTGGTGGCCCTGGAACGGGCCGGGTGGGTGGTTCGCCGACCCGATCTGCGCTATGTACTTGGTCCCGGGCTGCTGGGGGTCGCTGAGGCGGTCCGCGAATCGCTGCCGCTGCCGGCTCGCTTCGACGATGCGATCGCGGAGTTGGCGCAGCGCAGCGGATGTGGGGCGTCGCTGGCGCTGGTCGGGACCGGTGAGATGACCTTCCTGAGCGTGGTTCGCGGGCAGGGCCGGGTGCCGCCCGGTGTCGGTGCCGGAGTACGGCTGCCACTGACCGCGCCGGTGGGCGCCGCGGTGATCGCGCACCGAGATGCCCGGACACGCAAGAGGTGGCTCGCCTCGGCCCCCACGTCCCTTCGGCCGGCATTTGAAGACGTGCTCTCGCAGGTGCGCACCCGTGGCGTTGCCGTGTTCGGTCTTGGCGAATCGGACCCGAAAGTACTCGATGTGCTCGGTGAGGTGGCCGAACTGCTCGCCGAGCATCCACGCCGAGTTGCCTTGCGCCAGCAGGTGTTCGAGCTGTTGATCGGCCTGGGCGCAAACCCCTACACGGTAGATCAGCTCGCGACGCGCAAACGGTTGTCGGTGGGTTATCTCATCGCCCCGGTCTTCAATGCCGATGGGCAGGCGGCATATGAACTGCAGCTGGGGCCGCTGCAATCTTCGGCCAGCGCCGCTGAGCGCAAGCGTTACATCGACGAAGTTTGGGCGACCGCAGCCAAACTCAGCGCGTAA
- a CDS encoding CGNR zinc finger domain-containing protein, with the protein MLGTVLAEVTALSQTGSWVKVKACKNCHHGFIDTSRNPSATFGSTQCKSQAGMRAYRSRQRDITDS; encoded by the coding sequence GTGCTCGGCACCGTCCTGGCCGAGGTCACCGCACTGTCGCAAACCGGAAGCTGGGTCAAGGTCAAAGCCTGCAAAAACTGCCATCACGGCTTCATCGACACCAGCCGCAACCCCTCAGCCACCTTCGGCAGCACCCAATGCAAATCGCAAGCCGGCATGCGCGCCTACCGAAGCCGCCAACGCGACATCACCGACAGCTAG
- a CDS encoding AMP-binding protein, whose amino-acid sequence MKSYDAGPTDTPLLQETIGANLERIAARNPNAEALVEVARRRRWTYGELNAEADLIARGLMALGVERGEGVGIWAPNCAEWTIVQYATAKIGAILVNINPAYRTHELAYALNQSGVRILISASVFKSSDYRRLAERARLECSHLEDVVFLDTDDWETLRSLSEFVPEQELSVRSAALVNTDPINIQYTSGTTGFPKGATLSHRNILNNGFFATQLLNLGSHDRVCIPVPFYHCFGMVLGNLGCTAHGATMVIPAPVFDAGATLAAIEAERCTGVYGVPTMFIAMLGHPDFAAFDLSSLRTGIMAGSVCPVEVMKRCVAEMNMTEVAIAYGMTETSPVSCQTLIDDDLERRTATVGRAHPHVEIKIVDPDTGEVVERGQPGEFCTRGYSVMLGYWRDEAQTREVIDADGWMHSGDLAVMREDGYCNVVGRLKDMVIRGGENVYPREIEEFLLTHPDIDEAQVVGVPDERYGEEICAWIRMKPGRCPLDAGAVRAFATGKLAHYKIPRYVHVVDEFPMTVTGKIRKGDMREESIRLLRL is encoded by the coding sequence GACGATCGGGGCGAACCTCGAGCGCATCGCGGCGAGAAACCCGAACGCCGAGGCTCTGGTCGAGGTTGCTCGGCGGCGCCGCTGGACCTATGGCGAGCTTAACGCCGAGGCCGATCTCATTGCGCGGGGGCTGATGGCGCTCGGGGTCGAGCGCGGTGAGGGGGTTGGCATTTGGGCGCCGAACTGCGCGGAGTGGACGATCGTGCAGTACGCGACGGCGAAAATCGGTGCCATCTTGGTCAACATCAATCCCGCGTACCGCACGCACGAATTGGCCTATGCACTCAACCAATCAGGCGTTCGAATACTAATCTCGGCGTCGGTATTCAAGTCTTCGGACTACCGCCGTTTGGCTGAGCGAGCGCGTCTGGAGTGCTCGCACCTGGAAGACGTTGTCTTTCTCGACACTGACGACTGGGAAACGTTACGGAGCCTTTCCGAATTCGTGCCTGAACAGGAGCTTTCGGTTCGATCGGCTGCCTTGGTCAACACCGATCCGATCAATATCCAGTACACGTCGGGGACGACGGGATTTCCCAAGGGTGCGACGCTGTCGCATCGCAATATCCTCAACAATGGCTTTTTTGCTACACAACTGCTCAACCTTGGGTCTCATGATCGGGTGTGCATTCCGGTGCCGTTCTACCACTGCTTTGGCATGGTGCTGGGCAACCTGGGTTGTACCGCGCATGGCGCCACGATGGTGATCCCTGCGCCGGTGTTCGACGCGGGGGCCACGTTAGCGGCGATCGAGGCCGAGCGCTGCACGGGTGTCTACGGGGTCCCGACGATGTTCATCGCGATGCTGGGTCATCCCGACTTCGCCGCTTTCGACCTGTCGTCGCTGCGCACCGGGATCATGGCCGGGTCGGTATGCCCGGTCGAGGTGATGAAACGCTGTGTGGCCGAGATGAATATGACCGAGGTGGCCATCGCCTACGGCATGACGGAAACGTCGCCGGTGTCGTGCCAAACCCTCATCGACGACGATCTCGAGCGGCGCACGGCGACGGTCGGCCGGGCGCACCCGCATGTGGAGATCAAGATCGTCGACCCGGATACGGGCGAGGTTGTGGAGCGCGGGCAGCCGGGGGAGTTCTGCACTCGGGGCTACTCGGTGATGCTGGGCTACTGGCGCGACGAGGCCCAGACCCGCGAAGTGATCGACGCCGACGGGTGGATGCACAGCGGCGATCTTGCGGTGATGCGAGAAGACGGCTACTGCAACGTCGTTGGGCGCCTTAAGGACATGGTGATCCGCGGCGGGGAGAACGTGTACCCGCGAGAGATCGAGGAGTTTCTGCTTACCCATCCAGACATCGACGAGGCGCAAGTGGTCGGCGTGCCCGACGAGCGCTACGGCGAAGAGATCTGTGCGTGGATTCGGATGAAGCCCGGGCGGTGCCCGCTCGACGCCGGGGCAGTGCGCGCCTTCGCCACCGGCAAGCTGGCGCACTACAAGATCCCGCGCTACGTCCACGTCGTCGACGAGTTTCCGATGACCGTCACCGGCAAGATCCGCAAAGGTGACATGCGCGAGGAAAGCATCAGACTTCTTCGTCTGTAA
- a CDS encoding DUF302 domain-containing protein yields the protein MSIAIATSAEAADFDKVVSRTREVLLDKGFGVLTEIDVQATLKEKLGESMERYVILGACNPPLAHRALTADKQVGLLLPCNVVVREDAENRVHVEAMNPQVMVQVIDESALLPVAEEATRQLQAAISALAKELQ from the coding sequence ATGTCCATCGCGATAGCCACATCGGCCGAGGCCGCCGACTTCGACAAAGTTGTGTCAAGGACCCGGGAAGTATTGCTGGACAAGGGCTTCGGGGTACTGACCGAGATCGATGTCCAAGCGACCCTGAAAGAGAAGCTCGGAGAGTCGATGGAGCGCTATGTGATTCTCGGTGCCTGCAACCCCCCGCTGGCGCATCGCGCTTTAACAGCCGACAAGCAGGTCGGATTGCTGCTGCCCTGCAATGTTGTGGTTCGCGAAGACGCGGAGAACCGGGTGCACGTCGAAGCGATGAATCCCCAGGTGATGGTGCAGGTCATCGACGAGTCGGCACTCTTGCCCGTCGCCGAAGAAGCGACACGCCAATTACAGGCGGCGATCAGTGCGCTCGCCAAGGAACTGCAATGA
- a CDS encoding YegP family protein produces MAAKFEISKDHAGKFRFHLKAPNGEIIAASQGYETKASAEKGVEAVKTHAPTAKVEDLSEAKST; encoded by the coding sequence ATGGCGGCTAAGTTCGAGATCAGCAAGGACCACGCGGGCAAGTTCCGGTTTCACCTCAAGGCGCCGAACGGCGAGATCATCGCCGCCAGCCAAGGCTATGAGACCAAAGCAAGCGCCGAGAAGGGTGTTGAGGCGGTCAAGACCCACGCCCCGACAGCTAAGGTCGAAGACCTCAGCGAGGCCAAATCCACCTAG
- a CDS encoding MmpS family transport accessory protein, which produces MFSILKRVWVPLVVIAAITGGGLAVDRLRGVFGSDEIFSTSPSAQTLVSLHEKRVTYQVFGPRDTAGRVSYLNEDAQPEKADFTSLPWTFTVTTTTPAVIADVVAQGDSDTIGCRIMVNGELKDEQTSTGHHAQTFCLVKAA; this is translated from the coding sequence ATGTTCAGCATCCTCAAGCGAGTCTGGGTACCGCTGGTCGTGATCGCGGCAATCACCGGCGGCGGCCTTGCTGTCGATCGGCTCCGCGGCGTTTTCGGCTCCGATGAAATATTTTCGACATCGCCCAGCGCGCAGACGCTGGTGTCGCTGCACGAAAAGCGGGTTACCTACCAGGTTTTCGGGCCGCGCGACACCGCGGGACGGGTGAGCTATCTGAATGAGGATGCCCAGCCGGAGAAGGCGGATTTCACCAGCCTGCCCTGGACATTCACCGTCACCACGACGACGCCGGCCGTCATCGCCGACGTCGTCGCACAGGGTGACAGCGACACCATCGGATGCCGCATCATGGTCAACGGTGAGCTCAAGGATGAGCAGACCTCCACCGGGCACCATGCCCAGACTTTTTGTCTGGTGAAGGCGGCATGA
- a CDS encoding alpha/beta fold hydrolase, which produces MTIPLIAAAAARSEPNHAVSAQPLDPSLAQRGPRTATLLSDRGSDPVRGTGYTVTTSDGVRLSVREYGTRRAAHTVVLLHGCSLNKDSWNIQITELLRQWNSDIRIIAYDHRGHGKSAGAPMHTYRIERLGADLGDVLTSLHVKPRLTLVGHSMGGMASLAYLGLPASLRPVDPHGLVLVATAAGQLTERGLGRLLATPAIDILYLLAQHVPHSIAEGAFRLLTRPLCGALVSQWGYGTRRHDALAAISAAAINATPLATKAAALHALRHYDQYRTLKSVTATTVVLSGGADLLTPPSHARDIAAGIAGAIRIHEPQAGHMLLHEALQLVATAINHVLHRGKLAYSSPIGNAAYTVDSGNG; this is translated from the coding sequence ATGACGATTCCATTGATTGCGGCGGCTGCTGCGCGATCCGAGCCGAATCATGCTGTCAGCGCTCAGCCGCTAGATCCGTCGCTAGCGCAAAGGGGCCCGCGCACAGCAACGCTGCTGAGCGATCGCGGTAGCGACCCGGTTCGTGGCACCGGTTACACAGTAACGACCAGCGATGGGGTGCGATTGTCGGTCCGTGAATACGGCACTCGCCGCGCCGCCCACACCGTCGTGCTTCTTCATGGATGCTCTCTGAATAAAGACTCGTGGAACATCCAGATCACCGAGCTTCTCCGCCAATGGAATTCGGATATTCGCATCATCGCCTACGACCATCGCGGCCACGGCAAATCCGCGGGCGCGCCAATGCATACCTACCGAATTGAGCGGCTCGGCGCTGATCTCGGCGATGTCCTCACGTCCTTGCACGTGAAACCGCGGTTGACGCTTGTGGGACATTCCATGGGCGGCATGGCGAGCCTGGCCTACCTTGGTCTTCCCGCGAGCCTGCGGCCGGTCGATCCCCATGGGCTGGTATTGGTGGCGACCGCGGCGGGCCAGCTAACTGAGCGCGGCCTTGGCCGACTGCTGGCAACCCCAGCGATCGACATCCTCTACCTACTGGCACAGCACGTACCGCACTCGATCGCAGAGGGGGCCTTTCGGCTCCTCACTCGACCGTTATGCGGGGCATTGGTCAGCCAATGGGGGTACGGCACACGCCGTCACGACGCGCTCGCTGCTATCTCAGCCGCGGCGATCAACGCCACGCCGTTGGCAACCAAAGCCGCTGCGCTGCACGCGCTAAGGCACTACGACCAATATCGAACCCTCAAATCCGTCACCGCCACAACAGTTGTTCTTAGTGGTGGAGCCGACTTGCTAACCCCGCCGTCTCACGCGCGAGACATTGCTGCAGGCATTGCAGGTGCTATCCGCATTCACGAGCCGCAAGCTGGGCACATGCTCCTGCACGAGGCACTCCAGCTGGTCGCCACCGCAATTAACCATGTACTCCATCGCGGCAAACTCGCCTACTCGAGTCCAATCGGCAATGCCGCCTACACCGTCGATTCAGGAAATGGCTGA
- a CDS encoding tyrosine-type recombinase/integrase — protein MVRSNDFGSTATPAGASACAEAAATGPDTDSATAAAIPDWFADFLIDRASRKPSEHTMKAYRQDFAAVADLLTAGRSGDIALTDITRSKLRAAFAAYASTHEPASIRRCWSTWNVLCDFLYTAELIPANPMPFVGRPKATKTLPRALPQPAVGALLEAVEADQGSPRRTDWAERDLALILTGLLAGLRADELRRADVGDIRTTSDGGAVIHVRGKGSKDRSVPIEAELLAIIEGYLDSRASRFPATTKSSGATGLSRWPSNAPLFVGRDGERITRGTVQSRVRRAFRRAGPGAQPVRGALIHGLRHTYATELANAGVSVYTLMKLLGHESMATSQRYVAGAARETRTAAAQNPLYGIVHDRLGRPKRLDGETTGSQ, from the coding sequence ATGGTGCGCAGCAACGACTTCGGCTCCACAGCGACGCCCGCTGGCGCGTCGGCCTGTGCCGAGGCCGCGGCGACCGGGCCAGATACCGATAGCGCCACCGCGGCCGCGATTCCGGACTGGTTCGCCGACTTCTTGATCGATCGGGCATCGCGTAAGCCCTCGGAGCACACGATGAAGGCCTACCGTCAGGACTTCGCCGCGGTGGCGGACCTGCTGACCGCCGGCAGGTCCGGTGACATCGCGCTAACTGACATAACGCGAAGCAAGCTGCGTGCGGCGTTCGCGGCCTATGCCTCGACACATGAGCCGGCCTCGATCCGGCGCTGCTGGTCGACGTGGAATGTGTTGTGCGACTTCCTCTATACCGCCGAACTGATACCGGCCAACCCGATGCCGTTCGTCGGCCGGCCCAAAGCGACCAAAACACTTCCCCGCGCCCTCCCCCAGCCTGCGGTCGGAGCGCTGCTCGAGGCGGTCGAGGCCGACCAGGGATCACCACGGCGCACCGACTGGGCCGAGCGAGACCTGGCGTTGATCCTGACCGGGCTGCTGGCCGGGCTGCGGGCCGACGAGCTGCGCCGGGCCGACGTCGGCGACATCCGCACGACCAGTGACGGCGGGGCGGTCATTCATGTTCGCGGCAAAGGCAGCAAGGACCGCTCCGTGCCGATCGAGGCCGAGCTGTTGGCGATCATCGAAGGCTACCTGGACAGTCGGGCGTCCCGCTTCCCCGCCACAACGAAATCCTCAGGGGCGACCGGGCTTTCGCGCTGGCCGTCGAACGCTCCACTGTTCGTGGGCCGCGACGGCGAACGCATCACCCGCGGCACCGTTCAGTCGCGTGTCCGGCGCGCTTTCCGCCGCGCCGGGCCGGGTGCCCAGCCGGTCCGCGGCGCGCTCATCCATGGGCTGCGCCACACCTACGCCACCGAGCTGGCCAACGCGGGGGTCAGCGTCTACACGCTGATGAAGCTGCTGGGCCACGAGTCGATGGCAACATCGCAGCGCTACGTCGCCGGCGCCGCCCGTGAAACCCGCACCGCCGCCGCACAAAACCCGCTTTACGGCATTGTTCACGACCGGCTGGGTCGACCGAAGCGGCTCGACGGGGAAACGACTGGTAGCCAATGA
- a CDS encoding serine/threonine-protein kinase PknH/PknJ, whose protein sequence is MTSTPDDPRPGTGPGTWHSAVLGVGSVVAGYRVERLLGVGGMGAVYLVANPELPRRDALKVLSAELSYNDEFRARFTREAEVASMLDHPNIVSIYRRGQTDDGLLWIAMQFVDGTDADGALRAGTMTPARAVHIVGEVAKALDYAHAHHVVHRDVKPANFLLSGPVGAEERVLLGDFGIARALDDVGLTVTGSLVATLAYAAPEVLAGAGFDGRADLYSLGCTLFRMLTGKTPYSTANGPGAVMMAHLQAPPPRITDQVPALPRALDAVIAKAMAKDPAQRFSSARELAAAAASVLHDRTTSVTVPWQPLAGAEVSSYPDAHGTGAQWWQHTGALPTHAGPAAAPTQWGAPGFVFSPVPVKQRRRRRTLILATVAAVVVLAAAGVGATALSRRSGEHPEPPAPSAAPTTTTTAPPTPVPPLPPKVLDGLLPSPEQVAQIMGASELALFVSGDNLIDDSSKLAEKNCIGAFAPAQAMVYLHSGWNAARVQAIHEPGPVPKAFEIIQTVVQFATAADGQKLLADQTAQWSACSGTDFTVTYPDMAPQKWKFGPLTKADAAISMKQIWNGPANVMPQGGTCQRALQIHNNVVADIWACRIDINNQGVDLANAIIARIPH, encoded by the coding sequence ATGACGAGCACGCCAGACGATCCACGGCCGGGCACGGGCCCCGGCACGTGGCACTCGGCTGTGCTGGGTGTCGGGTCGGTGGTGGCGGGCTATCGCGTGGAGCGCTTGCTCGGGGTGGGCGGCATGGGCGCGGTGTATCTGGTCGCCAACCCCGAGTTGCCGCGCCGGGACGCACTGAAAGTTCTTAGCGCCGAGTTGTCCTACAACGACGAGTTTCGGGCCCGCTTCACGCGGGAAGCCGAAGTTGCCTCGATGCTGGATCACCCCAACATTGTGTCGATCTATCGGCGCGGCCAGACCGACGACGGGCTGCTGTGGATCGCGATGCAGTTCGTCGATGGCACCGACGCCGACGGGGCGCTGCGGGCGGGGACGATGACCCCGGCGCGCGCGGTCCACATCGTCGGTGAGGTCGCCAAGGCGCTGGATTACGCGCACGCGCACCACGTGGTGCACCGTGATGTCAAGCCGGCCAACTTCTTGCTGTCGGGGCCCGTCGGCGCCGAGGAGCGGGTGCTGTTGGGCGATTTCGGGATCGCCCGCGCGCTCGACGACGTCGGTTTGACGGTGACCGGGTCGCTGGTGGCCACGCTCGCCTATGCCGCCCCCGAGGTGCTCGCCGGGGCCGGATTCGACGGCCGCGCGGACCTGTATTCGTTGGGCTGCACGCTGTTTCGGATGCTGACGGGTAAGACCCCGTACTCCACCGCGAACGGGCCGGGCGCGGTGATGATGGCCCACTTGCAAGCGCCGCCGCCGCGGATCACCGACCAGGTACCCGCATTGCCGCGCGCGCTGGACGCCGTGATCGCCAAGGCGATGGCCAAAGATCCCGCGCAACGGTTCTCCTCGGCGCGCGAACTGGCCGCGGCCGCGGCTTCGGTGCTGCACGACCGCACCACCTCGGTGACGGTGCCCTGGCAGCCGCTTGCGGGTGCTGAAGTGAGTTCCTATCCCGACGCGCACGGCACCGGCGCGCAGTGGTGGCAACACACCGGCGCGTTGCCCACCCATGCGGGCCCGGCCGCCGCACCCACTCAGTGGGGCGCACCGGGTTTCGTCTTCTCCCCCGTCCCGGTCAAGCAACGGCGGCGGCGCCGAACACTGATCCTGGCCACCGTGGCCGCGGTGGTCGTGCTGGCCGCTGCCGGGGTCGGCGCCACCGCCCTCAGCCGGCGCTCGGGTGAACATCCCGAGCCCCCTGCCCCGTCGGCCGCCCCTACCACCACAACCACCGCCCCGCCCACTCCAGTGCCCCCGCTGCCGCCCAAGGTGCTTGATGGCCTGCTGCCCAGCCCCGAACAAGTCGCGCAGATCATGGGCGCTTCTGAGTTGGCTCTTTTCGTATCGGGTGACAACTTGATCGACGACTCGTCGAAACTCGCCGAGAAAAACTGCATCGGCGCTTTCGCGCCGGCGCAGGCCATGGTCTATCTGCATAGTGGATGGAACGCCGCGCGCGTACAAGCCATCCACGAACCGGGCCCGGTCCCAAAGGCATTCGAAATCATCCAAACCGTGGTGCAATTCGCCACCGCCGCCGACGGGCAAAAGTTGCTCGCCGACCAAACAGCCCAGTGGTCGGCCTGCTCGGGAACCGATTTCACGGTGACCTACCCGGACATGGCCCCGCAGAAGTGGAAGTTCGGCCCGCTCACCAAGGCCGACGCGGCGATATCGATGAAGCAAATCTGGAACGGTCCCGCCAACGTCATGCCACAGGGCGGTACGTGTCAGCGCGCCTTACAGATCCACAACAATGTGGTCGCCGACATATGGGCCTGCCGCATCGACATCAACAACCAGGGCGTCGACCTCGCCAACGCCATCATCGCGAGAATCCCACATTGA
- a CDS encoding metal-sensitive transcriptional regulator codes for MASTDADAMDLVLKRLRRAQGQLAGVIAMIEAGRDCKDVVTQLAAVSRALDRAGFKIVATGMRHCITGTGAERGAILTEEELEKLFLSLA; via the coding sequence ATGGCTTCCACCGACGCCGACGCAATGGATCTGGTACTCAAGCGGTTACGGCGCGCACAAGGCCAGCTCGCCGGGGTCATCGCGATGATCGAAGCCGGCCGTGACTGCAAGGACGTCGTCACCCAGCTGGCCGCGGTGTCGCGTGCGCTCGACCGCGCCGGCTTCAAGATCGTCGCGACCGGGATGCGCCACTGCATCACCGGAACCGGCGCGGAACGCGGCGCCATACTCACCGAGGAAGAGCTCGAAAAGCTGTTCCTGTCCTTGGCCTGA
- a CDS encoding mycothiol-dependent nitroreductase Rv2466c family protein, translated as MTSIELYVDPICPFAWVTSRWLLDAATATGRRVALRQMSLAVLNEGRDVPPAQRAKLDSSRRVGRVFAAVSDPGGPGTFGDLYEAWGARAHDGAADATDSLVKEVLAATNCSPALLDALDDPGWDDLVRAAHQRSQDALGGNGGSPILAVDGKGFFGPVLTSLPAPVAGAALLDAVLSAASVPGFAVLQRPYKGPPSTATAKSS; from the coding sequence ATGACTTCGATCGAGCTCTACGTCGACCCGATATGCCCATTCGCCTGGGTGACCTCGCGCTGGTTGCTGGACGCGGCCACGGCGACCGGGCGCCGTGTCGCACTGCGGCAAATGAGCCTGGCTGTGCTCAACGAGGGTCGCGATGTGCCGCCCGCCCAGCGGGCCAAACTCGACTCGTCGCGTCGGGTGGGGCGGGTGTTCGCCGCCGTCAGCGACCCGGGCGGGCCCGGCACGTTCGGCGATCTCTACGAGGCCTGGGGTGCCCGGGCACACGACGGGGCGGCCGACGCCACCGACAGTCTGGTCAAGGAGGTGCTCGCGGCGACGAACTGCAGCCCGGCCCTGCTCGATGCACTCGATGACCCGGGATGGGATGACCTCGTGCGCGCGGCGCACCAACGCAGCCAGGATGCGCTCGGCGGCAATGGCGGCAGCCCGATCCTCGCGGTGGACGGCAAAGGATTCTTCGGGCCGGTGCTGACCAGCCTGCCCGCTCCAGTGGCCGGCGCCGCGCTGCTCGACGCCGTGCTGAGCGCGGCGTCGGTCCCCGGGTTCGCCGTCCTGCAACGCCCCTATAAGGGACCGCCATCGACCGCGACTGCAAAGAGCAGCTGA
- the ald gene encoding alanine dehydrogenase has protein sequence MRVGVPTEIKNNEYRVAITPAGVAELVRRGHQVLIQAGAGEGSQISDIEFKSAGAEIIPDAEQVWEQADLLLKVKEPVEDEFRLMRRDQILFTFLHLAASPACTEALLNAGTTSIAYETVQADDGTLPLLAPMSEVAGRLASQVGAFHLMRPVGGCGVLMGGVPGARPADVVVIGGGTAGYNAAWVAAGMGAHVTILDVNLAKLRELDAKFGGRAQTLYSSTLELETAVKRADLVIGAVLVPGAKAPKLVANSLVEQMKPGAVLVDIAIDQGGCFEDSCATTHEAPTYAVHGAIFYCVANMPGSVPSTSTFALTNATIPYVVALADLGWRVACQSDPVIARGLTTHDGALLNHQVASDLSLAFTDRELVLA, from the coding sequence ATGCGGGTCGGCGTCCCGACTGAGATCAAGAATAACGAATACCGGGTAGCGATCACCCCCGCCGGTGTTGCCGAACTGGTCCGCCGGGGCCACCAGGTCTTAATCCAGGCAGGCGCCGGCGAGGGGTCGCAGATCAGCGACATCGAGTTCAAATCGGCTGGCGCCGAGATCATCCCAGACGCCGAGCAGGTCTGGGAGCAGGCCGACTTGTTGTTGAAGGTAAAGGAACCCGTCGAGGACGAGTTCCGACTGATGCGGCGCGACCAGATCCTGTTCACCTTTCTCCACCTCGCGGCATCCCCCGCGTGCACCGAGGCGCTGCTTAATGCAGGCACCACGTCGATTGCCTACGAAACTGTGCAGGCCGACGATGGCACATTGCCACTGCTGGCCCCGATGAGCGAGGTAGCGGGACGGCTGGCCTCACAGGTCGGGGCTTTCCACTTGATGAGACCGGTTGGCGGCTGTGGTGTGCTGATGGGTGGAGTTCCCGGCGCCCGGCCGGCCGACGTTGTAGTGATTGGGGGCGGCACGGCAGGGTACAACGCCGCATGGGTAGCTGCTGGAATGGGAGCGCACGTCACCATCCTCGATGTCAACCTCGCCAAGTTACGGGAACTAGACGCCAAGTTCGGCGGCCGCGCACAGACCCTGTACTCCTCGACGTTAGAACTGGAAACTGCGGTTAAGCGCGCGGACCTCGTCATCGGTGCCGTGCTGGTACCCGGCGCCAAAGCACCCAAGCTGGTCGCGAATTCCCTGGTGGAGCAAATGAAACCGGGCGCAGTACTAGTCGACATCGCGATCGATCAGGGGGGCTGTTTTGAGGACTCATGCGCAACCACGCACGAAGCCCCTACTTACGCCGTCCACGGAGCAATCTTCTACTGTGTGGCGAATATGCCCGGCTCGGTGCCGAGCACTTCGACGTTCGCGTTGACCAACGCGACCATCCCGTACGTAGTTGCACTGGCTGACCTGGGTTGGCGGGTGGCTTGCCAATCCGATCCGGTAATCGCGCGGGGGCTTACAACCCACGATGGCGCGTTGCTCAACCACCAAGTCGCGTCCGATCTGAGCCTTGCATTCACCGACCGAGAGTTGGTATTGGCATAG